In a single window of the Callithrix jacchus isolate 240 chromosome 1, calJac240_pri, whole genome shotgun sequence genome:
- the OR5C1 gene encoding olfactory receptor 5C1, giving the protein MNSANLTWATGAPAEFILLGITNRQDLRVALFLTCLPVYLVSLLGNMSMALLIHVDARLHTPMYFFLANLSLLDACYSSAIGPKMLVDLLLPRATIPYTACALQMFVFAGLADTECCLLAAMAYDRYVAISKPLLYTTAMSQHLCLALLGASGLGGAVSAFVHTTLTFRLSFCHSREINSFFCDIPPLLAISCSDTHLNELLLFAICGFIQTATVLAITVSYGFIARAVIHMHSVRGRQRAASTCGSHLTAVAMMYGTLIFMYLRPSSSYALDTDKIASVFYTLVIPALNPLIYSLRNKEVKQALRRTWSRFHCPGQGSQ; this is encoded by the coding sequence ATGAACTCAGCGAACCTCACCTGGGCCACGGGTGCCCCTGCTGAATTCATCCTCCTCGGCATCACGAATCGCCAGGACCTGCGTGTGGCCCTCTTCCTGACCTGCCTGCCTGTCTACCTGGTGAGCCTGCTGGGAAACATGAGCATGGCGCTGCTGATCCACGTGGATGCCCGGCTCCACACACCTATGTACTTCTTCCTGGCCAACCTCTCCCTGCTGGATGCCTGCTATTCCTCCGCCATTGGTCCCAAGATGCTAGTGGACCTGCTGCTGCCCCGAGCCACCATCCCTTACACAGCCTGTGCTCTCCAGATGTTTGTCTTTGCAGGTCTGGCTGACACCGAGTGTTGCTTACTGGCAGCCATGGCCTATGACCGCTACGTGGCCATCAGCAAACCGCTTCTATATACAACAGCTATGTCACAGCATCTATGCTTGGCCTTGCTGGGGGCTTCGGGCCTGGGGGGAGCAGTGAGCGCCTTTGTTCACACAACCCTCACCTTCCGCCTGAGTTTCTGCCACTCCCGGGAGATCAATAGCTTCTTCTGTGATATCCCTCCACTGCTGGCCATCTCGTGCAGTGATACCCATCTCAACGAACTCCTTCTCTTCGCCATCTGTGGCTTCATCCAGACAGCCACGGTGTTAGCTATCACAGTGTCTTATGGATTCATCGCTCGGGCTGTGATCCACATGCACTCAGTCAGGGGCCGTCAGCGAGCAGCCTCCACCTGTGGCTCCCACCTCACAGCTGTGGCCATGATGTACGGGACACTCATTTTCATGTACCTGCGCCCCAGCTCCAGCTATGCCCTGGACACTGACAAGATTGCCTCTGTGTTCTATACCCTGGTCATCCCGGCTCTCAACCCGCTCATCTACAGCCTCCGCAACAAGGAGGTCAAGCAGGCCCTCAGGCGGACCTGGAGCCGATTCCACTGTCCAGGACAGGGGTCccagtga
- the OR1K1 gene encoding LOW QUALITY PROTEIN: olfactory receptor 1K1 (The sequence of the model RefSeq protein was modified relative to this genomic sequence to represent the inferred CDS: inserted 3 bases in 2 codons; substituted 2 bases at 2 genomic stop codons): MDAANESSEGTPFILLGLTTSPGQQRPLFVLFLXLYVAGLLGNGLTVVAIRASPGLHALMYFLLSLLSFADLXFTSMTVPKTLVNLMAHDRSISLTGCLTQMYFFFALGITDSCLLAAMAYGLYVAIQHPLHYATRMSRAMCTALVGLAWLVSHIHSLLHILLMACLSFCASHQVPHFFCDHQPLLRLSCSNTHHIQLLIFTEGTAVVVTPFLPILASYGAIAAAMLRLPLASGRLRAVSTCGSHLAVVSLFYGKVIAVYFQPTAXYEAERGCVATVMYIVVTPMLNPVIYSLRNHDVQGALQALXTGQRISASNS, from the exons ATGGATGCTGCCAACGAGTCTTCAGAGGGAACTCCGTTCATCCTACTAGGATTGACAACAAGTCCTGGACAGCAGCGGCCTCTCTTTGTGCTGTTCT CTCTTTATGTAGCTGGCCTCCTGGGTAATGGACTCACTGTGGTTGCCATCCGGGCCAGTCCAGGCCTTCATGCACTCATGTACTTCTTGCTGTCCCTCCTGTCCTTTGCTGACCTCTGATTCACCTCCATGACTGTGCCCAAGACGTTGGTCAACTTGATGGCCCATGACCGCTCCATCTCACTGACTGGCTGCCTGACCCAAATGTACTTCTTCTTTGCCCTGGGAATTACTGATAGCTGTCTCCTGGCTGCCATGGCCTATGGCCTCTACGTGGCCATCCAGCACCCCCTCCACTATGCCACAAGGATGTCCCGGGCCATGTGCACAGCCCTGGTGGGGCTGGCATGGCTGGTGTCCCACATCCACTCCCTCCTGCATATCCTGCTCATGGCCTGCTTGTCCTTCTGTGCCTCCCACCAAGTGCCCCACTTCTTCTGTGACCACCAGCCTCTCTTAAGGCTCTCATGCTCTAAcacccaccacatccagctgctCATCTTCACTGAGGGTACCGCGGTGGTAGTCACCCCCTTCCTGCCCATCCTTGCCTCCTATGGGGCCATTGCAGCTGCCATGCTCCGGCTGCCCTTGGCCTCCGGGAGGCTCCGGGCTGTGTCCACCTGTGGCTCCCACCTGGCTGTGGTGAGCCTCTTCTATGGGAAAGTCATTGCAGTCTACTTCCAGCCCACAGCCTGATACGAGGCAGAGCGGGGCTGTGTGGCCACTGTCATGTACATTGTAGTCACCCCCATGCTGAACCCCGTCATCTACAGCCTCCGGAACCATGACGTACAGGGGGCGCTCCAAGCCCT CACTGGGCAAAGGATCTCAGCTAGTAACTCCTGA